ACAGAGAAAGGCTGAAGAGGCAATAAGACTCGCAGCCATCGCAAAGGCGGAGGCAGAGGCTAAGGCTGAAGAAGCAAGAAAGATCCAGGAAGCTTTGAAAGAAGCTGAGAAAGCAAGGATCGAGGAAGCCAAGAAGGCTCAGGAAGCAAGACGTGCCGAAGAAGCAAGAATTGCCGAGCAGATGAGAAAAGCTGAAGAAGCAAGAAAGGCAGATGAACTCAGAAAGGCCGAGGCGGCTAGGAAGGCTGAAGAAGTAAGACGTGCCGCAGAAGCTAAGAAAGCTGAGGAAGCAAGAATTGCCGAAGAAACAAGAAAGGCGGCTGAGGAGGCTGCAAGAGCAGCTGAGTTAGTTAAGCAGGAAGAGGCTAAAAAGGCTGCAGAAGAAGCTTTGGCAGCAGAGCGCGCAAAGAAGGCCGCTGAAGAAGCTGCTAAGGCAGCTGAAGAGGCAAAGGCTGCTGCAGAGGCTAAGCTCGCTGAAGCTCAGAAGGCCAGAGAGGCTGCTGATGCAGCAAGAGAAGCCAGAGCAGAGAGAGCTAAGGCTCAGGCAAAGACTTCCGCATTCTTCAGAAACACATTGGCTACATCCGAGAATACTGTGGCTCCGGGCATTTCCGCTTTGGCTTCTGCTGAAGGTTATGACAAGATGCTCGACAGCAAGAAGGAGAAGGTATCCGAGGCCAAGGAAAGCTCCAAGGTCAGCGAGATCAAGAGCAATCCTCTCATGTCATTTAAGAGTGGCTCTTCTTCCGGCGTAGGCGCTTCCGCATCAACAAACATTTCCGGACCTTCGATTTCAAAGGAAAAGGCAAAGTCTTCTTCCAATTCTAACCAGTTAGGAAGCATTCTTGCAGGCAACACACATAACAATTCCGGCAGAGCACCGGTTTGGGCTTCACCTGCAATGGCAAGAGTTTCCGCTTTCAAGGAAAGTGACGAAGCAAGAGAAGCAAGAGAGCGCGAAGAACAGAAGCGCATCGAAGAACAAGAGGCTAAGAAGGCTGCTGAAGAAAAGGCAAAGTCCGCTTATACGAGCATTGCCGATTCAGCCAAGACTCATAAGTCAGCATTCTTCAAGAGAGCTACGACAGGACGCGACGGATCAGCTGAACAGGACGGACACGTTTCTGCTTATGGCGGAATTGTAAGACCTTCTGCTATAGTTGATGAAGAACGTGATCCTAATAAGAACAGGACCGCACCTGCAATGGGCGCAGCATTGGAAGGCCAGAGACCTTCGATCATGGATCCGAATGCTAAGGCTGCTCCTACAGCTGCAAGACCTATGGCAGGATTTAGGGGACTTGACGGAGATAAGAATCCGTCAGAAGAAGATAAGCAGGATATCAGCTGAGATTGATCAGGAGGTTATGAACCGATGAAAAGATCGAAAAAGCCGTTAACATTTGCAGCGATTGCAGCAAGCATCGGTGCTTTGAGCTTAGCAGTTGAAGCGTGCGTCTACGGACCTCCGAATCCGCGTGAGACGAATGTCTACGGACCTCCGCCGGATACTTCAATAACTTCTGCTGAAACTAATGACGAGACAAAGGATACTTTGCCCGGCACTAAGCCTGATGGTGATAATAACAACGAAGTCGGCGTTTACGGACCTCCGCCGGATGAGACTCTGGACGGACCTGAAGTAGATGTATACGGACCTCCTCCGGGAGAATATGACGAACCTGACGGAAATGAAACTGTTGTTTACGGACCTCCGGAAGATTTTGATAACTGATAATTTAACGTGGATATAATTGAAGCTAAAAAGGCTTATCTTGACCAGAAAGCCGAGATGAGAGCCAGGCTGTTTAAGAAGCCTGAGCTGATCTACCTGTTTTTTGAACTTACCAGAAGCTGCAACTCGAAGTGTTTTCATTGCGGCAGTTCCTGCGAGCCCGGTTTAGGCCATGGACCCGACAAGGAAGCTTTCAAGGCGGTTTTAGATGATGTAAAGGAGCACTTTGATCTTAAGGATGTACAGCTCTGCATAACGGGCGGAGAGCCGCTCCTTTATCCTGATTTTGAAGAACTTCTGGGCTATGCGGTAGATCAGGGCTTCCATTGGGGCATGACCACAAATGCAACCCTTATTACCAAAGACGTTGCCGACATGCTCGCAAGAGTAAAGATGGGCACTGTATCTGTCAGCATCGACGGTCTCCGTGATACGCATGACAGGCAGAGAGGCATCAAAGGCGGCTACGACAGGGCGATGGAGGGAATCCAGAACCTCATTGACCGTAAGGCTTTCAAGCATATCCAGGTAACAACTGTTGTTAACCACAAGAACATAGGCGAGTTAGATGAGCTCTATGAGATCCTGGATAAGATCGATCTAGATTCATGGAGAGTAATAGGTATCGAGCCGATGGGAAGGGCATTGGATTACCCTGACATGCTCCTTACGCCTGATGACCAGAGATATATCTTTAATTTCATAAGAGAAAAGAGAGAGCAGGGAATACCTGTAAACTACGGATGTTCCCATTTTTTAGGTCTTGAATTTGAAAGAGAAGTAAGAGATTGGTTCTTCTACTGCGGTGCCGGAACCCATACTGCGGCAATAAGAGTCAACGGCGATATTACAGCCTGCCTTGATATTGAGGAAAGACCTGAGTTCGTTCAGGGAAATATCTATAAGGATAAGTTCAGCGACGTATGGTTTAACCGCTTCCAGGTATTCAGACAGCCCCTGTCCAATCTTTGCGAAGACTGCAGGAAATGCGAATGGGAGAAGTGGTGTGCCGGCGGATCCAGACACTGCTTTGATTACGATAACAATAAGCAGAGGGTCTGCTTCAAGGACATTCTCTTTTAATAATTTTTATAAAGTGTATTATTAAAGGTACGGAACTTTCTCTAAGGGGAGAAGCTTAATGTACCAGAGAATCGCAATCATAACCGGTGCTTCATCAGGCATAGGAAAGGCTTTTATTGAGCTCCTTGCTAATGATAGCGGTGAATTTTTCAAGACTCCTTTTGATGAGATATGGGCGGTTGCAAGACGAGGTGATGCGCTTAATGAGCTGGCTTCGTCCATAGGAGGCGGAAAGATCGTTCCGGTTGTTGCAGATCTCGCATCTGATTCAGGCATCCAAACAATTGAAGATAAGTTAAAAGCAGAAGAACCCAAAGTAGGTCTTCTGATAAATTCTGCCGGCATGGGCGTAAAAGGTCCAATGGCAGATAAGCCTGCCAAGGCTTTGGGCGATACAGTAAAGATTAACTGCGAGGCCTTAAGCGAAATGATAAGGATAACTGTGCCTTACATGGAGCCACAAGGACGCACACATTCCAAGATAATAAATATCGGTTCGTCTGCAGGCTTTTTGCCGCAGCCCGGATTTGCTTGCTATGCGGCGAGTAAGTCTTATGTGATCTCTTTTTCTAGAGCAATGTCCATCGAGCTTAAGCCTAAGGGAATCGATGTTTTGGTCGTATGCCCCGGCCCTGTTGCCACGGATTTCCAGAGAAGGGCGACTGACGGAAGAGAGACAAACTTTACAGATTGGCGTAAGAATTTTGTTATCGATCCTGTTAAGCTCTCAAGAGCAACATTAAAAGCTTCTGCGAAGGGAAGAAGGATGCTCTCGTATCCGTTCTCGCAAAAACTCTTGCACTTTGCTTCAAAGGCCATACCGGTATCCTGGATCCTGGCTTTCGAGAGCAAATCTATTAAGGAATAAATATTTATAAAGGAGTGATCAGTCATGGCAAAGAAGGTAGAACCCAGATTCGGCAGCATCTTCAAAGCAGTTGAGGAAAAGGCAAAAAAGGTGTCTTTTCTCCAGGATACGGCTACCCAGATTACATTGAACGGCAACCTTGATAATCTGCCGTTATATGTAAAGGTTGAAGATGGTATCGCAGAGGTTGCTCCTTATGAATATATCAATGCGCCTTTTTATATTGATGCGGATGCAGAGACATTTGCGGCTGTATTAAACGGCAACAAGGATTTCGTTGTGGCAGTAGCACAGGGCAGCATAACTATTAACGGCGATGCGGTTCAGGCAGTTGTTTTCTGCAGGACGATGTTCGGCTGATTTAAATACTATTAACAAGTTGTTTAGCCTTTGGTACCCGGTGCCTAACAGTTTCTTTATATTCGTTCGTTATACTCAAATTATGATGAACAACCGGGCAAGCATTCTTTTAATTTACTAATTTGATATAATAAAAAGGTATGGCAATTAAACTTAACGGCATTTTCAAAGATAAGATGGTCTTCCAGTGGGGCGCTGAGCTTCGTGTGTTCGGCTATTGCGATAAGACCTGTGTCATAAGAGCCTCCCTCATTAAGGCTGGGGATGTGGTATCGACAGGTACCTGTGGCACAGAGCAGGACGGAAGTTTCCTTATCTGCCTGGAACCGGTCGATGAACCGGGTGGTCCTTATGAGATCAAAGTCTTTGAAGATGATATAGAAGTATCCAAGATCTCAGATGTTTATGCCGGTGAAGTCTGGCTCGCTG
The window above is part of the Ruminococcaceae bacterium R-25 genome. Proteins encoded here:
- a CDS encoding SCP-2 sterol transfer family protein, which produces MAKKVEPRFGSIFKAVEEKAKKVSFLQDTATQITLNGNLDNLPLYVKVEDGIAEVAPYEYINAPFYIDADAETFAAVLNGNKDFVVAVAQGSITINGDAVQAVVFCRTMFG
- a CDS encoding radical SAM protein with 4Fe4S-binding SPASM domain: MDIIEAKKAYLDQKAEMRARLFKKPELIYLFFELTRSCNSKCFHCGSSCEPGLGHGPDKEAFKAVLDDVKEHFDLKDVQLCITGGEPLLYPDFEELLGYAVDQGFHWGMTTNATLITKDVADMLARVKMGTVSVSIDGLRDTHDRQRGIKGGYDRAMEGIQNLIDRKAFKHIQVTTVVNHKNIGELDELYEILDKIDLDSWRVIGIEPMGRALDYPDMLLTPDDQRYIFNFIREKREQGIPVNYGCSHFLGLEFEREVRDWFFYCGAGTHTAAIRVNGDITACLDIEERPEFVQGNIYKDKFSDVWFNRFQVFRQPLSNLCEDCRKCEWEKWCAGGSRHCFDYDNNKQRVCFKDILF